The following proteins come from a genomic window of Gemmatimonadaceae bacterium:
- a CDS encoding cytochrome c oxidase subunit 3: MHYTTTGLDNRKIAIWAFIGSECMLFMSLISTYLIYKGKSVVGPFPHEAWTDPMTGRVFHGILDIPVTSASTFVLLMSSLFMVLALAAVQNKHVPKHTTGDRILGSSRLWLFMTALAGSTFLGFQAFEFTSFVHEGLTIRRNLFGSTFFTLTGFHGAHVTAGVLWLLTLLAIDFKRGLTARDEMVVDLCALYWHFVDVVWIAIFTLIYLIR; encoded by the coding sequence ATGCATTACACCACCACCGGACTGGATAACAGAAAAATTGCAATTTGGGCCTTCATCGGCTCCGAGTGCATGCTCTTCATGTCGCTCATCTCCACCTACCTCATCTACAAGGGGAAGAGCGTAGTCGGACCGTTCCCGCACGAGGCGTGGACCGATCCGATGACGGGCAGGGTGTTCCACGGGATTCTCGACATCCCGGTGACGTCGGCGTCGACGTTCGTGCTGCTGATGTCGTCGCTGTTCATGGTGCTGGCGCTCGCGGCCGTGCAGAACAAGCACGTCCCCAAGCATACGACCGGCGACCGCATTCTCGGCTCGTCCCGGCTCTGGCTGTTCATGACCGCGCTCGCGGGCTCGACCTTCCTCGGCTTTCAGGCGTTCGAGTTCACCTCGTTCGTGCACGAGGGGCTGACGATCCGGCGCAACCTGTTCGGCTCGACGTTCTTCACGCTGACCGGCTTCCACGGCGCGCACGTCACCGCCGGCGTGCTCTGGCTGCTCACGCTGCTGGCCATCGACTTCAAGCGCGGGCTGACCGCCAGGGACGAGATGGTCGTCGACCTGTGCGCGCTGTACTGGCACTTCGTCGATGTTGTCTGGATCGCGATCTTCACACTCATCTATCTCATCAGGTAG
- a CDS encoding cytochrome C oxidase subunit IV family protein — MADPHTPAPVIDPSHALPPAGESTAGHAHHPDEKPHPTWKQYKWVALILTVITIVEVWIYYIPAFVASRLFVPSLLIMSAIKFAIVVMFYMHLRYDHKLFRVLFTGPLIIAITSVIALMFLFGQVALRLQ, encoded by the coding sequence ATGGCTGACCCACACACTCCCGCGCCGGTGATCGATCCTTCGCATGCGCTGCCTCCCGCCGGCGAGAGCACGGCGGGCCACGCGCACCACCCGGACGAGAAGCCGCACCCCACGTGGAAGCAGTACAAGTGGGTCGCGCTCATCCTGACGGTCATCACGATCGTCGAGGTCTGGATCTACTACATCCCCGCCTTCGTCGCTTCGCGCCTGTTCGTGCCGTCGCTGCTGATCATGTCGGCGATCAAGTTCGCGATCGTGGTGATGTTCTACATGCACCTGCGGTACGATCACAAGCTGTTCCGCGTGCTGTTCACCGGACCGCTGATCATCGCGATCACGTCAGTTATCGCGTTGATGTTCCTGTTCGGCCAAGTGGCGCTGAGACTGCAGTAG